In Desulfomonile tiedjei DSM 6799, a genomic segment contains:
- a CDS encoding NAD(P)H-dependent oxidoreductase — protein MKVIALNSSARDEGTSKTRLMLEALVKGMVEAGAEVETIHLRDKKVKHCVGCFTCWTKTPGICVMKDDMTNEIFPKWLEADVAVYATPLYHYTVNATMKAFIERTLPVIEPFMYRESDLTHHPLRHQPPKAVFISVAGFPESAVFDHLKSYANRLFGKSLLAEIYRPAAEGMVQPEFREQMNDILDATVQAGRELVESMKISEPTMERITQPLDADFDSQAKMANAFWKTCIKEGVTPREFTEKGMIPRPDSIDTFLMIMSSGFNPKSAAEISAVLQFNFSGEIQGSCYLAIENGRVEAREGASQKPDLIVETPFETWMDIITGKADGQQMFMQQKYKTIGDITLLLRMKDLFGKQD, from the coding sequence ATGAAAGTCATCGCTCTCAATTCCAGTGCAAGAGATGAAGGAACCAGTAAGACAAGGCTCATGCTCGAAGCGCTCGTAAAGGGCATGGTCGAGGCCGGAGCGGAGGTGGAGACTATCCATCTGCGCGATAAGAAGGTGAAACACTGTGTCGGCTGTTTCACCTGTTGGACCAAGACTCCCGGGATCTGCGTGATGAAGGACGACATGACCAATGAAATCTTTCCGAAATGGTTAGAGGCTGATGTTGCAGTATATGCTACGCCTCTGTACCACTACACGGTAAACGCAACGATGAAGGCTTTCATTGAACGAACACTCCCGGTCATAGAACCCTTCATGTACAGGGAGTCGGATCTGACACATCATCCTCTACGCCATCAACCTCCTAAGGCCGTGTTCATATCAGTAGCTGGTTTCCCCGAATCGGCAGTTTTTGACCACCTCAAATCCTACGCCAATCGTCTGTTTGGTAAGAGTCTGCTGGCAGAAATCTATCGGCCCGCGGCTGAAGGAATGGTTCAGCCCGAATTCCGGGAACAGATGAATGACATTCTGGATGCTACTGTCCAGGCGGGTCGAGAATTGGTCGAATCGATGAAGATCTCTGAACCGACTATGGAACGGATTACCCAACCTTTAGACGCCGACTTCGACTCCCAGGCGAAAATGGCAAACGCGTTCTGGAAAACCTGCATAAAAGAGGGAGTGACCCCCCGGGAGTTTACCGAAAAAGGAATGATACCGAGGCCCGATTCTATCGACACGTTCCTGATGATTATGTCCAGCGGATTCAACCCCAAATCTGCGGCCGAAATTTCTGCCGTGCTTCAATTCAATTTTTCCGGAGAAATTCAGGGTTCCTGTTATTTGGCCATTGAAAACGGCCGAGTCGAAGCTCGAGAGGGAGCGTCTCAGAAACCGGATTTGATCGTGGAGACACCTTTCGAGACCTGGATGGATATCATCACAGGAAAAGCGGATGGCCAGCAGATGTTCATGCAACAAAAGTACAAAACGATCGGCGACATTACGTTGCTTCTCAGAATGAAAGATTTGTTCGGCAAACAGGACTAG
- a CDS encoding ankyrin repeat domain-containing protein: MLRPLTLFRLLAIFLTLEFLLEPSSAHATPDLLGFVILVGGGAALFILPLLLAAFGKRKIARTALSTDKVTLRWRLLGIAVLEGILVALCLKASPWLVADDRLLGILGRISDTLAIWYFQYTPQSFLVTAIVTIPFCFCVTLIPHIVFLRATDKGPLLSRWKLFRTACLMSIVTPLACTIITLPFLGNFPPLKQLRWARDVGKGEETTGLDESLRRAIIQENTDIVAAILRKKANPNAKFQNGFTPLMMAIEKRNPEIVEKLIANGANVNDRIASGTALNHLAQSAAKNSLYWDTYRIIAEILIRHGADINSRTGSGQTPLIQVCSDGDNVALAKLLIAQGAQIDAQDRKGNDALSQACNTNMIMLLIANGANSGRPIEDRRSVLIQAAQRNCPDAVRFYLQSGFDANATDKDGYTALHFCHKPEMAKPLLDHGADVNAQATNGVTPLMKASCEGYDDLVRLYLEKGADVNIRNTAGLTALTLAKMKGRDKIAEILIRHGAQE; this comes from the coding sequence ATGCTCAGGCCGCTCACGCTATTCCGTCTGCTTGCCATTTTTCTGACTCTAGAATTTTTGCTCGAACCTTCGTCGGCTCATGCTACTCCCGATTTGCTGGGGTTTGTAATTCTCGTGGGAGGCGGAGCGGCACTGTTTATCTTGCCGCTGCTGTTGGCCGCGTTTGGAAAGCGGAAAATCGCACGAACGGCTCTATCCACGGATAAGGTTACACTGAGATGGAGACTGCTGGGCATCGCGGTTCTGGAAGGGATACTCGTCGCCTTGTGTCTTAAGGCCAGTCCCTGGCTCGTGGCGGACGATCGTCTTTTGGGAATTCTCGGCCGGATATCCGATACTTTGGCCATTTGGTATTTTCAATACACTCCACAAAGCTTTCTTGTTACAGCCATAGTGACGATACCGTTTTGCTTTTGCGTGACACTGATTCCTCACATTGTATTTCTGCGGGCAACAGACAAAGGCCCTCTTCTCTCTCGATGGAAGCTCTTCCGGACGGCTTGTCTCATGAGCATCGTCACGCCGTTGGCATGCACGATTATCACCCTTCCTTTCTTGGGAAATTTTCCTCCATTGAAACAATTGAGGTGGGCTCGCGACGTAGGAAAAGGAGAAGAAACCACCGGTTTGGATGAATCCTTGAGACGCGCAATAATCCAAGAAAACACGGACATAGTAGCCGCGATATTGAGGAAGAAGGCAAATCCGAATGCGAAATTCCAGAACGGCTTCACTCCTTTGATGATGGCGATTGAAAAAAGGAATCCGGAGATCGTGGAGAAACTTATAGCCAATGGAGCAAACGTCAACGATCGTATCGCCTCGGGAACAGCGCTGAACCATTTGGCGCAATCGGCGGCCAAGAATTCGCTTTATTGGGATACATACCGGATAATCGCCGAGATTCTCATCCGGCATGGTGCCGACATCAATTCGCGCACTGGATCAGGACAAACTCCTCTGATTCAGGTGTGTTCCGATGGCGACAATGTGGCGCTGGCAAAGCTGTTAATTGCTCAAGGCGCTCAAATCGATGCTCAGGATCGGAAGGGTAACGATGCGTTATCTCAGGCCTGTAATACCAACATGATTATGCTGTTAATTGCGAATGGTGCGAATAGCGGCAGACCGATCGAGGATCGTCGGAGCGTGTTGATTCAGGCCGCACAACGCAATTGCCCGGATGCCGTCAGATTTTACCTTCAAAGCGGCTTCGACGCGAATGCAACTGACAAGGATGGATACACCGCACTGCACTTTTGTCACAAACCCGAGATGGCCAAACCGCTCCTTGATCACGGGGCAGACGTGAACGCCCAAGCGACAAATGGTGTGACTCCTCTCATGAAAGCTTCGTGTGAAGGCTACGACGATCTCGTGAGATTGTACCTGGAAAAGGGTGCTGATGTAAATATCAGAAATACCGCAGGGTTGACAGCTCTGACCCTGGCAAAAATGAAAGGCCGGGACAAAATAGCGGAGATTCTGATTCGTCACGGAGCCCAAGAGTGA
- a CDS encoding ArnT family glycosyltransferase: MIPEPKIQDPIVESKPATLFMPLLAVLLAVFTWRILFASWVNLIPDECSYWTWSRRLDWSYFDNSGMVAYLIRLSTELFRESTVFSVRFPFLVLSLATTFLLYSVSNQLFQSRPRALFCAVAVNLTPPFLLGGSAAIHDNASIFFWMLALWAAARYLRSQDSRWFYVMGFAAGASILSKYTGLLVLFSILLFLIWNREFRRQVFRKEPWIGVAIAVIMSLPILWWNIKHDWASLGHIFYIGSGATDITRRLLDGLGYHLAQFGLVSPLFYIALCVGAFVALVRNLRNPRPEETLLLSFGLPVVLFGIMAFKGHVEANWGFIGYPSLAILAVQIIFTRREQGKSGVWSFFTGRFLKWSVILAVGPVVFVILHAWIGLIPAFLEKKYAKEDRVIWETRGWAGLGRHINELREPQDILAGDSYQLCALMEFNIPGQPYVRYLAPWKRPTQFDVWNPSFDDMKGTNILYVSPVPLRPSSDVLTTVYENFQVVEELAPYHVMYHGQPIRTIHVYRGKNFDPFSPRRLGPRSLFYDSD, translated from the coding sequence ATGATTCCGGAACCAAAAATCCAAGATCCAATCGTTGAGAGCAAACCCGCAACTCTTTTCATGCCGCTGTTGGCCGTTCTTCTCGCGGTATTTACGTGGAGAATTCTGTTTGCATCCTGGGTCAACCTGATTCCCGATGAATGCAGCTACTGGACCTGGTCGAGACGGCTGGACTGGTCGTATTTCGACAATTCCGGAATGGTTGCGTATTTGATCCGGCTTTCCACCGAACTATTCCGAGAATCGACGGTTTTTTCGGTCCGCTTTCCTTTTCTTGTGCTCTCTCTGGCCACGACGTTTCTCTTGTACAGCGTCAGCAATCAACTGTTTCAAAGTAGACCTCGTGCGCTTTTCTGTGCTGTTGCGGTGAATCTCACCCCACCCTTCCTCCTTGGGGGATCGGCGGCTATCCATGACAATGCTTCAATCTTCTTTTGGATGCTTGCCTTGTGGGCCGCTGCCAGATATCTCAGATCACAGGATTCGCGTTGGTTCTATGTAATGGGATTCGCTGCAGGCGCATCGATACTGAGCAAGTATACGGGCTTGCTCGTACTCTTCAGCATTTTGCTCTTTCTTATATGGAATCGGGAGTTTCGACGGCAAGTATTCCGAAAAGAACCATGGATCGGCGTAGCCATCGCGGTAATCATGAGCTTACCGATACTGTGGTGGAACATCAAACACGATTGGGCTTCTCTGGGGCACATATTTTATATCGGTTCCGGAGCCACTGATATTACACGCCGTTTGCTCGACGGGCTCGGGTATCATCTTGCTCAGTTCGGTCTTGTCTCCCCGTTGTTCTATATCGCTTTATGTGTCGGCGCATTTGTGGCACTGGTCAGGAACTTGAGGAATCCGCGACCAGAAGAGACATTGCTCTTGAGTTTTGGCCTTCCGGTTGTCTTGTTCGGGATTATGGCTTTCAAAGGGCATGTCGAGGCCAATTGGGGATTCATCGGCTATCCTTCTCTGGCCATTCTTGCAGTGCAGATTATCTTTACCCGTCGCGAGCAGGGGAAATCCGGGGTATGGAGTTTCTTCACCGGTCGTTTCCTCAAATGGAGCGTTATTCTGGCCGTAGGTCCGGTCGTCTTCGTGATTCTCCATGCCTGGATCGGGCTCATTCCCGCTTTCCTGGAAAAGAAGTACGCCAAAGAAGATCGCGTCATCTGGGAGACGCGAGGTTGGGCAGGTCTCGGCCGTCATATTAACGAATTGCGGGAGCCTCAGGATATTCTTGCAGGGGACAGTTATCAGCTCTGCGCATTGATGGAGTTCAATATTCCCGGGCAGCCGTATGTGCGATATCTCGCTCCCTGGAAACGTCCGACCCAGTTTGATGTTTGGAATCCATCATTTGACGATATGAAAGGCACCAATATTCTCTATGTTTCGCCTGTTCCGCTTCGGCCTTCATCAGACGTGCTAACCACGGTTTATGAAAATTTCCAAGTAGTTGAAGAACTTGCTCCCTACCACGTCATGTATCACGGGCAGCCTATCCGCACCATACACGTCTATCGTGGCAAGAATTTCGATCCATTTTCTCCCCGCCGATTAGGGCCGCGGTCTCTCTTCTACGATTCGGATTAA
- a CDS encoding cation diffusion facilitator family transporter: protein MGHAHHHDHKHNRAESRLGVAFLLTGVFMIVEAVGGLVFNSLALLADAGHMLSDVAALGLSWFAIRVGTRSPTERHTYGFRRTEILAALANGLALWAIVALIFYEAVHRFLVPEPVQGGGMLIVAGLGLAVNAIMAFLLFSTRQESLNLRGAYVHIVSDALGSLGAIFAAILILLTGEYRLDPAISVLVGLLILYSSWELIRESVHVLMEGVPRDLNIADVQKAMVDEHGVCCVYDLHVWIIGADVNGLSAHVVMSDDGASRTELLARLNAVLAERFHIHHVTIQLEETHELRVATKDLVCSEGTACKICAIPDDGS, encoded by the coding sequence ATGGGTCACGCTCACCACCATGACCACAAACATAATCGGGCTGAGAGCCGGCTGGGAGTGGCATTCTTACTGACGGGCGTTTTCATGATCGTCGAAGCAGTGGGAGGTCTCGTATTCAATTCCCTCGCATTGCTCGCGGACGCCGGACACATGCTTTCCGATGTTGCCGCTCTCGGACTCTCCTGGTTCGCTATACGCGTAGGAACCAGATCTCCCACGGAGCGACATACGTACGGCTTTCGAAGGACCGAAATTCTTGCGGCTCTGGCCAATGGGCTGGCGCTCTGGGCTATAGTTGCACTGATTTTTTACGAAGCTGTGCACCGCTTTCTTGTGCCTGAGCCGGTCCAGGGCGGCGGAATGTTGATTGTTGCGGGCCTCGGTCTGGCGGTAAATGCGATCATGGCGTTCCTGCTCTTTTCGACGAGGCAAGAGAGTTTGAACCTCCGAGGGGCTTACGTCCACATCGTTTCCGATGCTCTGGGTTCGCTGGGAGCAATCTTCGCGGCAATCTTGATCCTGTTGACAGGTGAATATAGACTCGATCCGGCGATCAGTGTTCTTGTGGGATTACTGATTCTCTACTCTTCCTGGGAACTGATTCGGGAATCCGTACACGTGCTCATGGAAGGAGTTCCCCGCGATTTGAATATTGCCGACGTCCAGAAGGCCATGGTTGACGAGCACGGCGTTTGCTGCGTGTACGATCTGCACGTCTGGATTATCGGCGCGGACGTGAATGGACTTTCTGCTCATGTCGTGATGTCGGATGACGGAGCGAGCAGAACGGAATTGCTCGCACGTCTGAACGCGGTTCTAGCCGAACGCTTTCACATACATCATGTCACCATACAATTGGAGGAGACTCACGAACTCCGCGTCGCCACAAAAGACCTGGTATGCAGTGAAGGAACGGCCTGCAAAATATGCGCGATCCCTGATGACGGTTCCTGA
- a CDS encoding PadR family transcriptional regulator translates to MDIQSILLGFLMRNSMTGYDLKKAFSISFAFFSGLSYGSIYPALRKMEKNGLITKQVEIQDGAPNRKVYTITETGRTEFLNSLKSPLSPEQPKSTFLMRLFFFGHLSPQDRKSVAQKHLGAIKQMQAQLQSVQPQVAAHADRFQYLCYEFGLRSLSDLARNLSQVIDALEEEPNVQNQFEKIQT, encoded by the coding sequence GTGGATATTCAATCCATCCTGCTTGGATTTCTCATGCGTAACAGCATGACCGGCTATGATCTGAAGAAAGCTTTCTCAATCTCCTTCGCTTTCTTTTCAGGGCTGAGCTACGGTTCCATTTACCCCGCACTCAGAAAGATGGAGAAAAACGGGCTCATTACCAAGCAGGTGGAGATCCAGGATGGCGCGCCAAACCGCAAGGTGTATACGATTACCGAAACAGGGCGCACGGAATTCCTCAACTCGCTGAAATCGCCGCTGTCCCCAGAGCAACCCAAGAGCACTTTCCTGATGAGGCTTTTCTTCTTTGGTCATCTCTCTCCACAGGATCGAAAGTCCGTTGCGCAGAAGCATCTTGGGGCAATCAAGCAAATGCAGGCGCAACTGCAGTCGGTCCAACCTCAGGTGGCTGCACACGCAGACCGTTTTCAGTACTTATGCTATGAATTCGGTCTCCGTTCTCTCAGCGACCTGGCTCGCAATCTTTCCCAAGTCATCGATGCCCTCGAAGAAGAGCCCAATGTGCAGAATCAGTTCGAGAAGATACAAACCTGA
- a CDS encoding hybrid sensor histidine kinase/response regulator, producing MNRLHVLVADDETIIRRKVCLMLEPRFQIDQAESVASVHKKPLNCYDAFVLDIMFPDGNGIDLCRAIKQSNPHSTVLISSSMETVDAWNDAFAAGADGYLEKRELLNLNPRKIALMIENLVERNRLRRQAEELNRRQAELLSVLSHDVRAPFQALLGTIELIRRTNEPSFTAEKIETLYQCAKDHLGFINSLLELLRLESGASGLRRMSLDLNLPVNQCTQSLRVLAEAKNISIETDLHLDIPKIQGDLGRIAQVLNNLLTNAIKFTPSGGTVKIVTRSHVENGIAGAYVRVADSGVGIKPEDLQKIFQRFYRGRARGTQGESGTGLGLAICKEIMQLHGGSLEAESREQHGTVITAWFPSDTVEKDCGCDYSKAKRLATGFAN from the coding sequence ATGAATCGATTGCATGTTCTCGTGGCAGATGACGAGACAATCATACGTCGAAAAGTCTGTCTGATGTTGGAACCGCGTTTCCAAATCGATCAGGCGGAATCGGTCGCAAGCGTCCACAAAAAACCATTGAACTGTTACGATGCTTTTGTCCTGGACATCATGTTTCCTGACGGAAACGGAATAGATCTCTGCAGAGCAATCAAGCAGTCCAATCCTCATAGCACGGTGTTGATCAGCTCCTCGATGGAGACTGTTGATGCCTGGAATGATGCATTTGCCGCGGGTGCGGACGGATACCTGGAGAAAAGGGAGCTGCTTAACCTGAATCCCAGGAAGATAGCTCTCATGATCGAAAATCTGGTCGAACGGAACCGGCTTCGCCGCCAGGCGGAAGAACTCAATCGTCGCCAGGCGGAATTGCTTTCGGTCCTGTCGCATGATGTCAGGGCTCCCTTTCAGGCACTTCTGGGAACAATCGAGCTGATCCGGCGGACAAACGAACCTTCCTTCACTGCCGAAAAAATTGAGACACTGTACCAATGTGCCAAGGATCACCTGGGCTTCATCAATTCCCTCCTGGAACTGCTACGATTGGAATCCGGGGCGTCAGGTTTGCGCCGCATGTCGCTGGACCTCAATTTGCCGGTAAATCAATGCACTCAGTCATTGCGTGTCCTTGCCGAGGCGAAAAATATATCGATTGAAACAGATCTCCATCTGGATATCCCAAAAATACAAGGGGATCTGGGCCGCATCGCGCAGGTCCTGAACAATCTGCTGACCAATGCAATCAAGTTTACTCCGTCCGGCGGCACCGTGAAGATTGTTACTCGGTCGCATGTGGAGAACGGCATAGCTGGCGCGTACGTGCGCGTGGCAGATTCAGGTGTAGGCATCAAACCTGAGGATCTTCAGAAAATATTCCAACGCTTTTACAGGGGACGCGCTCGGGGAACGCAGGGGGAATCAGGAACAGGACTCGGCCTCGCCATCTGTAAGGAAATCATGCAGCTTCACGGCGGTTCCCTGGAAGCTGAATCTCGTGAACAACACGGAACTGTCATAACCGCCTGGTTCCCGTCGGATACCGTCGAAAAGGACTGCGGATGCGATTATTCCAAAGCCAAAAGATTGGCGACGGGTTTTGCGAATTGA
- a CDS encoding OsmC family protein, translating into MTHHTHHGAINGVNVEKLFETIDAIKQNPDIAKFAFRARNKWIDGGHNHTTIIDFYGAKETHNHEIPFELEEDEPPLLLGNDIGPNPVEYALTALAGCLTSSLVYHAAAKGITVKAVESRLEGDIDLRGFLGLSPDVKVGYENIRVYFKIDADVSVDKKKELIEMAKKYSPVYNTIANPVNVSVELEP; encoded by the coding sequence ATGACACATCACACACATCACGGCGCAATCAACGGTGTCAATGTCGAGAAATTATTCGAAACAATCGACGCTATAAAACAAAATCCCGACATTGCTAAATTTGCGTTTCGTGCTAGGAACAAATGGATCGATGGCGGACATAACCACACGACTATTATCGACTTTTACGGTGCCAAGGAAACACATAACCATGAGATCCCTTTCGAATTGGAAGAGGACGAGCCTCCGCTTTTGCTGGGAAACGACATCGGGCCCAATCCCGTCGAATATGCGTTGACCGCTCTTGCAGGATGTTTGACGAGCTCACTCGTCTATCACGCTGCAGCAAAGGGTATCACGGTAAAAGCGGTGGAATCGAGATTGGAGGGCGACATCGATTTACGAGGTTTTCTCGGTTTGTCTCCAGACGTCAAAGTCGGTTACGAGAATATTCGAGTGTATTTCAAGATAGATGCAGATGTCTCCGTGGACAAGAAAAAAGAGTTGATCGAAATGGCAAAGAAGTATTCACCCGTTTATAACACCATTGCCAACCCCGTCAACGTATCGGTTGAGTTGGAACCTTGA
- a CDS encoding manganese efflux pump MntP, with the protein MDALTILGTAVALGMDAFAVGAAVAAGLENVTGRHLFRLAWHFGLFQFLMTVAGWLGGDGLSTFMGGLSNWIAFGLLSLLGINMIRTASHAEDAPESFDPTRGWSLVGLSVATSIDALAVGISLGLINVEIWAPSIIIGCTALVMTFTGMKLGDRVGMHLGQWAERIGGIVLIAIGLRILIEQLMQKTSP; encoded by the coding sequence TTGGACGCATTAACTATCCTGGGGACCGCAGTTGCACTCGGCATGGACGCGTTTGCCGTGGGAGCTGCAGTTGCAGCCGGACTCGAAAACGTGACAGGTCGCCATCTGTTCAGACTGGCATGGCATTTCGGCCTATTTCAGTTTCTCATGACTGTTGCAGGTTGGTTGGGTGGAGATGGTCTCTCGACCTTCATGGGGGGACTAAGTAACTGGATCGCGTTCGGACTCCTTTCACTACTCGGAATCAACATGATACGGACTGCTTCTCATGCGGAAGACGCGCCTGAGAGCTTCGATCCGACTCGAGGTTGGAGTCTTGTCGGTCTGTCTGTCGCAACGAGCATCGATGCGCTCGCAGTGGGGATCTCGCTCGGGTTGATCAACGTCGAGATTTGGGCCCCATCGATAATCATAGGTTGCACCGCACTGGTAATGACATTCACCGGCATGAAGCTGGGCGACAGAGTCGGAATGCATTTGGGCCAGTGGGCCGAGCGTATCGGCGGAATCGTCTTGATCGCCATAGGATTACGAATTCTCATCGAACAGCTCATGCAAAAAACCTCCCCTTAA
- a CDS encoding DUF2889 domain-containing protein yields the protein MLLYSRMKSIGVQVQGPESRVVSGVLEDELYGMECHIQVSCPDFTITSVQARMKRFTTIRCPRAMEAFTRAEGWKFDAELNGKIKKEIGRLGCRHMAVLMVDCCRSLARAEFARELQAAQKSDPNLDKKSFIQDFFGKYPSLSGYLKLQ from the coding sequence ATGCTCTTGTATTCGCGCATGAAATCAATTGGCGTGCAAGTTCAGGGTCCCGAATCGCGCGTTGTCAGCGGAGTCCTGGAAGACGAGTTGTACGGTATGGAATGTCATATCCAGGTGAGCTGCCCGGATTTCACGATTACCTCCGTTCAGGCTCGGATGAAACGGTTCACGACCATCAGATGTCCGCGTGCGATGGAGGCTTTCACACGAGCCGAAGGATGGAAATTTGACGCTGAGTTGAACGGGAAAATCAAGAAAGAGATCGGACGGCTCGGCTGCCGACACATGGCCGTGCTCATGGTCGATTGTTGCAGAAGTCTTGCCAGAGCGGAATTTGCCAGAGAACTGCAGGCTGCGCAGAAAAGCGATCCCAATCTCGACAAGAAGTCCTTTATTCAGGATTTTTTCGGAAAATACCCCTCACTTTCCGGATATCTGAAGCTTCAGTAG
- a CDS encoding sulfatase-like hydrolase/transferase, translating into MFKFTRASKVFFSCSLIVVYYFMICDLVLYGFAGYHVFDPIFYFIDMLRSPDQKIWQWAGDKLNSEVGLVLLIFTIGVPLCFLCFEYFFKKIPAHITNCRLLRPSYSLAFLLSFVVIMPTVWLKCFNNKPCLDRFLRTLPLLPDWREVLEHMAFDEMVVIPSAHADIDRAIPRPDASTTWRDDGSTLRDGAFARLFNPLKDSLAMKVFTETVKPSPVDVRAKIEAKDLPNIALIIFESLRPDAVSPEGMKEIHMWAEGGLRLENHFSGSNCSHLGLFSLFYGRNASGYDQTLENKIPPQMLHSLRRSGYEITFLTSGEVKGFRRVDKFLNTEYCDNVVAHNEYLNGMNDWPDSDRRKLRQFVSIMNARKDRPQFVFFYLVSSHYGYAFPPEFQIHDETPSLLHFFDLQSQVQNHKNRYANSLLFLQSELLKSLNCLDPNKTVVVLTADHGESMGEDGVFTHGSRMSDVQMRVPCIMVGSGIAPQEIKVPTTHADVFPTLFHAIAGKHVPIDGCQGRDLLEARDRPNEIAVAPSIGPGWEGFMIIRDNERILCRTKTKGMRKPVIEFDGIMDEFGQYELKMGLGGTIRYGQ; encoded by the coding sequence TTGTTTAAATTTACCAGAGCATCCAAAGTATTTTTCAGTTGTTCGCTAATAGTAGTCTACTACTTTATGATTTGCGATTTGGTTTTATACGGATTTGCCGGGTATCATGTATTCGATCCAATCTTCTATTTCATCGATATGTTGAGAAGTCCGGATCAGAAGATTTGGCAATGGGCCGGCGACAAACTGAACTCGGAAGTCGGCCTGGTTTTGCTTATCTTCACTATCGGCGTTCCGTTGTGCTTTCTCTGTTTTGAATACTTCTTTAAGAAGATTCCCGCTCACATTACTAATTGTCGTCTACTAAGACCTTCCTATTCTTTGGCCTTTTTGCTTTCATTTGTAGTGATCATGCCTACTGTGTGGCTCAAATGTTTCAACAACAAACCTTGCCTTGACCGGTTCTTGCGAACTCTGCCGCTATTGCCGGATTGGCGAGAGGTCCTTGAGCATATGGCTTTTGATGAAATGGTAGTAATCCCTTCGGCGCATGCTGACATCGATCGCGCCATACCAAGGCCGGATGCGTCAACCACGTGGAGGGATGATGGATCGACCTTGCGTGACGGAGCTTTTGCCCGACTATTCAACCCACTCAAAGATTCCCTGGCTATGAAAGTTTTCACGGAGACTGTCAAGCCCTCACCGGTCGATGTCCGTGCCAAAATAGAGGCCAAAGATCTCCCGAATATAGCTCTGATAATTTTCGAGAGCCTTCGTCCGGATGCGGTCTCGCCTGAAGGAATGAAAGAAATTCACATGTGGGCCGAGGGAGGCTTGAGGCTGGAAAACCATTTTTCCGGATCGAACTGCTCACATTTGGGGTTGTTTTCACTCTTTTACGGCCGGAATGCGTCAGGCTACGATCAGACCCTTGAAAACAAAATACCTCCGCAAATGCTGCATTCTTTGCGCAGATCAGGATACGAAATCACTTTCTTGACCTCAGGCGAAGTGAAGGGTTTCCGGCGAGTCGACAAGTTTCTTAACACCGAATATTGCGATAACGTCGTTGCGCATAATGAATATTTGAATGGGATGAATGACTGGCCTGATTCCGATCGACGCAAATTACGGCAGTTCGTTTCTATTATGAATGCCCGTAAAGACAGGCCACAATTCGTCTTTTTTTATCTGGTCTCATCGCATTATGGGTACGCTTTTCCTCCCGAGTTTCAGATCCATGACGAAACCCCTTCACTGTTGCACTTTTTCGATCTGCAAAGCCAGGTGCAAAATCATAAGAATCGATACGCCAATTCATTGCTTTTCCTGCAATCGGAACTCTTGAAATCCTTGAACTGTTTGGATCCAAACAAAACAGTTGTCGTCCTGACCGCGGATCATGGCGAATCTATGGGTGAAGACGGAGTTTTCACGCATGGAAGTCGAATGTCCGATGTTCAAATGCGAGTGCCGTGTATTATGGTGGGGTCCGGAATTGCACCACAAGAGATAAAAGTACCCACCACTCATGCAGACGTTTTCCCCACTCTCTTTCATGCAATCGCAGGGAAGCATGTTCCGATCGACGGATGCCAGGGGCGGGATCTGTTGGAGGCTCGTGATCGTCCCAATGAAATAGCCGTCGCACCGAGCATAGGGCCGGGATGGGAAGGGTTCATGATCATCCGGGACAATGAACGCATACTTTGCAGAACAAAGACAAAAGGCATGCGAAAACCTGTGATTGAATTTGATGGTATTATGGACGAATTCGGTCAGTACGAGCTGAAAATGGGTCTTGGCGGAACGATACGTTATGGGCAATGA